From a region of the Synchiropus splendidus isolate RoL2022-P1 chromosome 12, RoL_Sspl_1.0, whole genome shotgun sequence genome:
- the apoc2 gene encoding apolipoprotein C-II — protein sequence MNKLLVITVLVALLAINAESFRLVRQAEEEVPGPLARLTNAFKSTYSNAVDTVSGYVESIKGLKLEEKAKNFYTDTTTVLGTYAGIFQDQMYHIVYAQQ from the exons ATGAATAAACTTCTGGTCATCACGGTGCTGGTCGCCCTCCTCGCCATCA ATGCAGAAAGTTTCCGACTGGTGAGGcaggctgaggaggaggtgcCGGGACCCCTGGCCAGGCTCACAAACGCCTTCAAGTCCACCTACTCGAATGCTGTTGACACAGTCAGCGGCTACGTGGAGAGCATCAAGGGACTGAAACTGGAAGAGAAGGCAAA GAATTTTTACACTGACACCACCACAGTCCTGGGGACCTATGCCGGAATATTTCAGGACCAGATGTATCACATTGTCTACGCACAGCAATAA
- the LOC128768393 gene encoding apolipoprotein C-I-like: protein MKLYLAVAVLLLAFVAYTDAQGVEERFDEIRQQFAEMGQTFVEKAKSGFQQVQDSQIPEKVRNFFQEYYEKMVAKVQGQ from the exons ATGAAACTGTACCTTGCAGTGGCCGTGTTGCTGCTGGCCTTCGTGGCCTACACAG ATGCCCAGGGTGTTGAAGAGAGATTTGACGAAATCCGCCAGCAGTTTGCTGAAATGGGCCAAACTTTTGTAGAGAAGGCAAAGAGCGGCTTCCAGCAAGTTCAGGACAGCCAAATCCCTGAAAAAGTCAG AAACTTCTTCCAGGAATATTATGAGAAAATGGTAGCCAAAGTCCAGGGGCAGTAG
- the apoeb gene encoding apolipoprotein Eb isoform X1: protein MKSVALILVLALFTAGCNARALQADVSTTNWEDSVERFWQQVALLNQNAAGVLDNLKATQLSRELDTLISDTMAELTKYKEDIQTKIKPYTDASTGQLSTDFQLLANKLQKDMMDAKDRSTEYLGELKTMVEQNTDDVRTRVSTYTHKLKKRLNKDTEEIRNTVATYLEEIQSRATQNMETVKEKVEPFVQQAQGTATKKMSDLSSMLISQAEGLGQQLESQAEGLKTQLESTAEELRTSLEGKIEELTDMFSPYAAKIKENIDTIVEKVKEASA from the exons ATGAAGTCTGTGGCTCTGATCCTTGTTTTGGCCCTCTTTACTG CAGGCTGCAATGCCCGGGCCCTGCAGGCCGACGTCTCCACCACCAACTGGGAGGACAGCGTGGAGCGTTTCTGGCAGCAGGTCGCGCTGCTCAACCAGAACGCCGCTGGAGTTCTGGATAACCTGAAGGCCACGCAGCTCAGCAGAGAGCTTGA CACTCTGATCAGTGACACCATGGCCGAGCTGACCAAATACAAAGAGGACATCCAGACCAAAATCAAGCCCTACACCGATGCCTCCACTGGCCAGCTGTCCACTGACTTCCAGCTCCTGGCCAACAAGCTCCAGAAGGACATGATGGACGCTAAGGACCGCAGCACAGAGTACCTGGGGGAACTGAAGACCATGGTGGAGCAGAACACCGATGATGTCCGCACACGTGTCAGCACCTACACCCACAAGCTGAAGAAGCGCCTGAACAAGGACACAGAGGAGATCCGCAA CACCGTTGCAACCTACCTGGAGGAGATCCAGTCCCGTGCTACCCAGAACATGGAAACTGTGAAGGAGAAGGTTGAGCCATTCGTCCAGCAGGCTCAAGGCACCGCCACCAAGAAGATGAGCGACCTCTCCAGCATGCTCATTTCTCAGGCTGAAGGTCTGGGCCAGCAGCTGGAGAGCCAAGCCGAGGGCCTGAAGACCCAGCTGGAGTCCACTGCAGAGGAGCTGCGCACCTCCCTGGAGGGAAAAATCGAGGAGCTGACCGACATGTTCTCCCCCTATGCCGCCAAGATCAAGGAGAACATCGACACCATTgtggagaaggtgaaggaggctTCCGCCTAA
- the apoeb gene encoding apolipoprotein Eb isoform X2, with the protein MKSVALILVLALFTGCNARALQADVSTTNWEDSVERFWQQVALLNQNAAGVLDNLKATQLSRELDTLISDTMAELTKYKEDIQTKIKPYTDASTGQLSTDFQLLANKLQKDMMDAKDRSTEYLGELKTMVEQNTDDVRTRVSTYTHKLKKRLNKDTEEIRNTVATYLEEIQSRATQNMETVKEKVEPFVQQAQGTATKKMSDLSSMLISQAEGLGQQLESQAEGLKTQLESTAEELRTSLEGKIEELTDMFSPYAAKIKENIDTIVEKVKEASA; encoded by the exons ATGAAGTCTGTGGCTCTGATCCTTGTTTTGGCCCTCTTTACTG GCTGCAATGCCCGGGCCCTGCAGGCCGACGTCTCCACCACCAACTGGGAGGACAGCGTGGAGCGTTTCTGGCAGCAGGTCGCGCTGCTCAACCAGAACGCCGCTGGAGTTCTGGATAACCTGAAGGCCACGCAGCTCAGCAGAGAGCTTGA CACTCTGATCAGTGACACCATGGCCGAGCTGACCAAATACAAAGAGGACATCCAGACCAAAATCAAGCCCTACACCGATGCCTCCACTGGCCAGCTGTCCACTGACTTCCAGCTCCTGGCCAACAAGCTCCAGAAGGACATGATGGACGCTAAGGACCGCAGCACAGAGTACCTGGGGGAACTGAAGACCATGGTGGAGCAGAACACCGATGATGTCCGCACACGTGTCAGCACCTACACCCACAAGCTGAAGAAGCGCCTGAACAAGGACACAGAGGAGATCCGCAA CACCGTTGCAACCTACCTGGAGGAGATCCAGTCCCGTGCTACCCAGAACATGGAAACTGTGAAGGAGAAGGTTGAGCCATTCGTCCAGCAGGCTCAAGGCACCGCCACCAAGAAGATGAGCGACCTCTCCAGCATGCTCATTTCTCAGGCTGAAGGTCTGGGCCAGCAGCTGGAGAGCCAAGCCGAGGGCCTGAAGACCCAGCTGGAGTCCACTGCAGAGGAGCTGCGCACCTCCCTGGAGGGAAAAATCGAGGAGCTGACCGACATGTTCTCCCCCTATGCCGCCAAGATCAAGGAGAACATCGACACCATTgtggagaaggtgaaggaggctTCCGCCTAA
- the LOC128768428 gene encoding apolipoprotein A-IV-like, translating to MKVLAVLVLAVFSGCNANLFYADAPKPQMEVLTDALWEHVAKITGTASDTLDMIRKSEFGQEINARLADSTDMASKYAVSLQEQLPPSAKGMITKVTTEADMLRERVNQELAAAREKLEPYTEDMKLKVQQKVEQMKQEISAYAESLDSEALRTAVMQKTEELKMSLDQSVQELQAQLGPYTGDLKMKVDKHMEDFKANIAPMTERVQTELSQRAQQVKDMASPYVTELKEKLDPYAQDLRARLTALYESFVNSS from the exons ATGAAGGTCCTTGCTGTGCTCGTCCTGGCTGTTTTCAGTG GTTGCAATGCCAACCTCTTCTACGCTGATGCCCCCAAACCTCAGATGGAGGTGCTCACTGACGCCCTCTGGGAACATGTCGCCAAAATCACCGGCACTGCCAGTGACACCCTCGACATGATCCGCAAGTCTGAGTTCGGACAGGAGATAAA CGCTCGCCTGGCGGACAGCACTGATATGGCCAGCAAGTATGCAGTCTCCTTGCAGGAGCAGCTTCCTCCCAGTGCCAAGGGCATGATCACCAAGGTGACCACCGAGGCTGACATGCTGAGAGAGCGTGTGAACCAGGAGTTGGCTGCTGCCAGGGAGAAGCTGGAGCCCTACACCGAGGACATGAAGCTCAAGGTCCAGCAGAAGGTGGAGCAGATGAAGCAGGAGATCTCTGCCTACGCTGAGTCCCTGGACTCTGAAGCCCTGAGGACCGCCGTGATGCAGAAGACCGAGGAGCTGAAGATGTCCCTGGACCAGAGCGTGCAGGAGCTGCAGGCCCAGCTGGGACCCTACACCGGGGACCTGAAGATGAAGGTGGACAAGCACATGGAGGACTTCAAGGCAAACATCGCCCCCATGACCGAGCGAGTCCAGACCGAGCTGAGCCAGAGAGCCCAGCAGGTGAAGGACATGGCCTCCCCATACGTCACCgagctgaaggagaagctggaccCCTACGCCCAGGACCTCCGTGCCCGCCTCACCGCCCTCTACGAGTCCTTTGTCAACTCCAGCTAA
- the LOC128768427 gene encoding apolipoprotein A-I-like: MKVLVVLAVALLSGCHANLFHADAPKPQMEALTDAFWDHVAKVSQTAEETLQMIRKSHIGEQVNAHLAESADMASQYAVSLQEQLPPAAQELMSKITTEADILRNVLTQELSSVRERVEPYTEDMRAQIQQRVDQLKLEVATYADSLDSDALKSLLMQRSEELRISLEQSVKDFQAQLEPYTDDLKQQVDLHLRDFHNTVSPMTKKVQGELSQRANLVKQIVAPYAEDLKDKLDPYTQDFQAQIVSLYHSFVNED; this comes from the exons ATGAAGGTTTTGGTGGTGCTCGCCGTCGCACTCCTGTCAG GTTGCCATGCCAACCTGTTCCACGCCGATGCCCCCAAACCCCAGATGGAAGCGCTCACTGATGCATTTTGGGATCACGTGGCCAAAGTGTCGCAGACTGCTGAAGAGACTCTGCAGATGATCCGGAAGTCACACATTGGCGAGCAAGTCAA TGCCCACCTGGCGGAGAGCGCCGACATGGCCAGCCAGTACGCAGTCTCCCTGCAGGAGCAGCTTCCTCCGGCCGCCCAGGAGCTCATGAGCAAAATCACCACGGAAGCAGACATCCTAAGAAACGTCCTGACCCAGGAGCTGAGCTCGGTCAGGGAGCGGGTGGAGCCCTACACAGAGGACATGAGGGCCCAGATCCAGCAGAGAGTGGACCAACTCAAGCTCGAAGTGGCCACCTACGCTGACTCTTTAGATTCTGATGCTCTGAAGAGCCTGCTGATGCAGAGGAGCGAGGAGCTGAGGATCAGCCTGGAGCAGAGTGTGAAGGACTTCCAGGCCCAGTTGGAGCCTTACACCGATGACCTGAAGCAGCAGGTGGACCTGCACCTGAGGGATTTTCACAACACAGTTTCCCCCATGACCAAGAAGGTTCAAGGGGAGCTGAGTCAGAGAGCCAATTTGGTGAAGCAGATCGTGGCCCCCTATGCTGAAGACCTCAAAGACAAACTGGACCCCTACACCCAGGACTTCCAGGCCCAGATCGTCTCCCTCTATCACTCCTTTGTGAACGAAGACTAA